The following coding sequences lie in one Lolium perenne isolate Kyuss_39 chromosome 2, Kyuss_2.0, whole genome shotgun sequence genomic window:
- the LOC127330296 gene encoding uncharacterized protein, which produces MEEAASLAAACKVSVEELLLAADAALPTADIAPKFVYGADLVSREQLHKLPTHMRNLHQWYLDACKEKKMYIVASIPWEYYYRKEEIHIEMNELWQLFNLEALDKSLMSCYCLLKISECKSNNIINVGFVDPDKIHVETVKHKREETGGNLLRFLGQQYFCDSILFPYNYDFHWILLDIQPDKGIVEVKDPLSRGLDGFQDLQKLLQVAWQALKNVHKEITFAKKLTFNPVPCPQQPQGTNLCGYYVCESIRMLTTEKQNRNKFDVDFMRDRLQPKEHALGIAEELAGLLVREVINNKGLFSPDSCSTSK; this is translated from the exons atggaagaagctgctagcctagcggctgcctgtaaagtttccgtggaggaattgctacttgcagcagatgctgcactacccactgctgatatagctcctaaatttgtctacggggccgacttggtcagcagagagcagctgcataaactaccaacacatatgcggaatttgcatcagtggtaccttgatgcatgcaaggagaaaaaaatgtacatcgtggcgagtataccatgggaatattactaccgaaaggaggagatccatattgagatgaatgaactctggcagttattcaatctagaagccctcgacaaatctctcatgagttgctattgctt actgaagatcagtgagtgcaaaagtaataatattatcaatgttgggtttgttgacccagataaaatacatgttgaaacggtgaagcataaacgcgaagaaacggggggaaacctactaaggtttttggggcagcaatatttctgtgattcaatattgtttccttacaactacga cttccactggattctactagacattcaacctgataagggaatagttgaagtaaaagacccactgagtagaggcctggacgggttccaggacttgcagaagttgctccaagt ggcttggcaagctttgaagaatgttcataaggagattacctttgcaaagaagctaacatttaatcctgtaccgtgcccccagcagccacaagggacgaatctatgtggatactacgtttgcgagtccattcgcatgttaaccactgagaagcagaacagaaataaattcgac gtcgacttcatgcgggacagactccaaccaaaggaacacgcactaggaatcgcggaggaactggcgggacttttggttagagaagtaataaacaacaaaggcttgtttagtccagatagttgttctacctccaaatag